In Nocardia asteroides, a single genomic region encodes these proteins:
- a CDS encoding DUF7059 domain-containing protein — protein MPDAPNLLATRTDPAAAPLVALCPGLRTALERAGYDADTLLAVLGPAAHAALGRSEPVPVRRAARAAGDLGTLIALFLLHDDVPAAAAAAALAPAELADAVAAGLLERDGDAVRAALDLRPLDAGAGTRWIISDLDDSMRRRTLTEEHVLGVGHASLSLLRATPTDPVGTVLDLGTGCGVQAVHATSYAGAVTATDVNPRALALAAATCALNGLEVELLAGSWFEPVAGRRFDRIVANPPFVVGPARVEHTYRDSGLALDGASELVISTAPELLAPGGTAALLAAWVHRDGADWRARVASWLPAHGVDAWVVQRDVADPALYVGTWLRDAGLDPRDPDAQRRAETWLDVLAAEGVTGIGFGFVYLRAIDGPTELLAEDLTHGFDDPLGPEATAWFERSAWLRAVAADPGVAWNARFRVPDTTALERVALAGPDGWEPLLARVHRGDGPRWQHEVDEAGIALLAGMRPDGLALSDLTELLALAHGSGETTPEFADAVLTLVTGLVRHGLVVPA, from the coding sequence GTGCCAGACGCCCCGAACCTCCTCGCCACCCGCACCGACCCCGCCGCCGCGCCGCTCGTCGCGCTCTGCCCCGGCCTGCGCACCGCGCTGGAGCGGGCGGGGTACGACGCCGACACCCTGCTCGCGGTGCTCGGGCCGGCGGCGCACGCCGCGCTCGGCCGCTCCGAGCCGGTCCCGGTGCGCCGCGCCGCCCGTGCCGCGGGCGACCTCGGCACGCTGATCGCGCTCTTCCTGCTGCACGACGACGTCCCGGCCGCCGCGGCGGCCGCGGCGCTGGCGCCGGCCGAACTCGCCGACGCGGTCGCCGCCGGGCTGCTGGAGCGGGACGGCGACGCGGTGCGCGCCGCGCTCGACCTGCGCCCGCTCGACGCGGGCGCCGGAACCCGCTGGATCATCTCCGACCTCGACGACTCCATGCGCCGCCGCACCCTGACCGAGGAGCACGTGCTCGGCGTCGGGCACGCCTCGCTCTCGCTGCTCCGCGCCACCCCCACCGACCCGGTGGGCACCGTGCTCGACCTCGGCACCGGCTGCGGCGTGCAGGCCGTGCACGCCACCTCCTACGCAGGCGCCGTCACCGCCACCGACGTGAACCCGCGCGCGCTCGCGCTGGCCGCGGCCACCTGCGCGCTGAACGGCCTCGAGGTCGAGCTGCTGGCCGGCTCCTGGTTCGAGCCGGTGGCCGGGCGGCGGTTCGACCGGATCGTGGCCAACCCGCCGTTCGTGGTCGGGCCCGCCCGGGTCGAGCACACCTACCGGGACTCCGGGCTCGCCCTGGACGGCGCCAGCGAGCTGGTGATCTCCACCGCGCCGGAGCTGCTCGCGCCGGGCGGCACCGCGGCGCTGCTCGCCGCCTGGGTGCACCGGGACGGCGCGGACTGGCGGGCCAGGGTCGCGTCCTGGCTGCCCGCGCACGGGGTGGACGCCTGGGTGGTGCAGCGCGACGTCGCCGACCCCGCGCTCTACGTCGGCACCTGGCTGCGCGACGCCGGGCTCGACCCGCGCGACCCGGACGCGCAGCGCCGCGCGGAGACCTGGCTCGACGTCCTCGCGGCCGAGGGCGTCACCGGAATCGGCTTCGGCTTCGTCTACCTGCGCGCGATCGACGGCCCCACCGAGCTGCTCGCCGAAGACCTCACGCACGGCTTCGACGACCCGCTCGGCCCGGAGGCCACCGCCTGGTTCGAGCGCTCGGCCTGGCTGCGCGCGGTCGCCGCCGACCCGGGGGTGGCCTGGAACGCGCGCTTCCGGGTCCCCGACACCACCGCGCTGGAACGCGTCGCGCTGGCCGGCCCCGACGGCTGGGAGCCGCTGCTCGCGCGGGTGCACCGCGGGGACGGGCCGCGCTGGCAGCACGAGGTGGACGAGGCCGGGATCGCGCTGCTCGCGGGAATGCGCCCGGACGGTCTGGCGTTGTCCGATCTGACGGAATTGCTCGCTCTCGCACACGGCTCCGGAGAGACCACCCCCGAGTTCGCGGACGCGGTGCTGACCCTGGTGACGGGGTTGGTCCGGCACGGTCTCGTCGTGCCCGCCTAG
- a CDS encoding sigma-70 family RNA polymerase sigma factor, with the protein MTSPATTRVRPSDADIDAQSPAADLVRVYLNGIGRTALLTAADEVELAKRIEAGLYAQNLLETGKRLSATRKRDLAVVVREGQAARSHLLEANLRLVVSLAKRYTGRGMPLLDLIQEGNLGLIRAMEKFDYAKGFKFSTYATWWIRQAITRGMADQSRTIRLPVHLVEQVNKLARIKRELHQQLGREATDDELATESGIPVEKIADLLDHSRDPVSLDMPVGNDEEAPLGDFIEDSEATSAESAVIAGLLHRDVRSVLATLDEREQQVIRLRFGLDDGQPRTLDQIGKLFGLSRERVRQIEREVMTKLRKGERADRLRAYAS; encoded by the coding sequence ATGACAAGCCCCGCCACGACTCGTGTGCGCCCCAGCGATGCCGATATCGACGCCCAGAGCCCGGCCGCCGACCTGGTCCGCGTGTACCTGAACGGGATCGGCCGGACGGCGCTGCTCACGGCGGCCGACGAGGTGGAGCTGGCGAAGCGCATCGAGGCGGGTCTGTACGCGCAGAACCTGCTGGAGACCGGCAAGCGGCTCTCCGCCACGCGCAAGCGCGATCTGGCGGTCGTCGTCCGGGAGGGCCAGGCGGCCCGCTCGCACCTGCTGGAAGCCAACCTGCGGCTCGTGGTCTCCCTCGCCAAGCGCTACACCGGCCGCGGCATGCCGCTGCTCGATCTCATCCAGGAGGGCAACCTCGGGCTGATCCGCGCCATGGAGAAGTTCGACTACGCCAAGGGCTTCAAGTTCTCGACCTACGCCACCTGGTGGATCCGGCAGGCCATCACCCGCGGCATGGCCGATCAGAGCCGCACCATCCGGCTCCCCGTGCACCTCGTGGAGCAGGTGAACAAGCTGGCCAGGATCAAGCGCGAGCTGCACCAGCAGCTCGGCCGCGAGGCCACCGACGACGAACTGGCCACCGAGTCCGGCATCCCGGTGGAGAAGATCGCCGACCTGCTCGACCACAGCCGGGATCCGGTGAGCCTGGACATGCCGGTCGGCAACGACGAAGAGGCCCCGCTCGGTGACTTCATCGAGGACTCCGAGGCCACCTCGGCCGAGTCGGCGGTGATCGCCGGGCTGCTGCACCGCGACGTACGCAGCGTGCTCGCCACCCTGGACGAGCGCGAGCAGCAGGTCATCCGGCTGCGCTTCGGCCTCGACGACGGCCAGCCGCGCACCCTCGACCAGATCGGCAAGCTCTTCGGGCTCTCCCGCGAGCGGGTGCGCCAGATCGAGCGCGAGGTCATGACCAAGCTGCGCAAGGGTGAGCGGGCCGACCGGCTCCGCGCCTACGCCAGCTGA
- a CDS encoding DUF4333 domain-containing protein, whose amino-acid sequence MTITKTDPSVRTTARVRGRTARLAGAATLFTLGCALSACSVSIGGDPKIDEADLEKSVSQTLAEEVGQTPDSIDCPGDLTGKVGTTMRCTLNAGGDTIGLTVTVTSVEGDTVNYDVQVDQQ is encoded by the coding sequence ATGACCATCACCAAGACCGACCCGTCTGTTCGTACCACCGCGCGGGTGCGCGGGCGGACGGCCCGGCTCGCCGGCGCCGCCACCCTGTTCACGCTGGGGTGTGCGCTGTCGGCCTGCTCGGTGTCGATCGGTGGCGATCCGAAGATCGACGAAGCCGACCTGGAGAAGTCGGTGTCGCAGACGCTGGCCGAGGAGGTCGGGCAGACTCCCGATTCCATCGACTGCCCCGGTGACCTCACCGGCAAGGTCGGCACCACCATGCGCTGCACGCTGAACGCGGGCGGCGACACCATCGGCCTTACGGTCACGGTGACCAGCGTCGAGGGCGACACGGTCAACTACGACGTGCAGGTCGACCAGCAGTAG
- a CDS encoding bifunctional GNAT family N-acetyltransferase/acetate--CoA ligase family protein: protein MTEPYPDEPGTPAVPPPPPQHWFADVLASDGGVVRLRAITPDDAERLQEFHGRLSERTRYLRYFGPYPRISPRDLYRSTHVDHRDRVGLVCELGEAIIAVGRYELLDRAGARAAEVAFVVADEHQGRGLGSVLLEHLAGAAAENDIATFVAEVLAENTVMVTVFRDAGYQVERSRDGSVLHLEFAIDPTEALVSVRDARERASEARSVGNLLAPRSIAVIGATPGTGRVGGVVLANLLAGLFQGPVYPVNPNRRSVRGVHAYPTVRDIPDEVDLAVVAVPAAAIDSVLDDCLAKRVKGLVVLTAGFGETGEDGVAAERHLVAAARGHGMRVVGPSALGIANTDPAVAMNATLAPLLPYRGRIGFFCQSGPLGVAILGQAAARNLGLSTFVSAGNRADLSGNDLLQYWDTDPGTEVVLLYLESFGNPRKFNRIARRVARHKPIVAVSSGRLAARATPEGDMDRSIVRDLFGQAGIVQVDTISELFDCAALLAYQPLPAGPRVAVVGNSAALNWLAVDAARGEGLRVQRPARQHRTRPRRPRPTERWVDHTDQQEPVDLGPQATPGDYFDAVAAALRSAEVDAVIVVFAPPVPLPMAGFADAIRAAVAAVAEQARKPLLTTFMAEEGLPNLLAVRGDNAIPARGSIPSYPDPERAARALARVWRYADWRTRPVSAVVRPPGIDAERAAELLHGWQATAPEGRWLTDLETVRLLGCYGIEVVEFREVHSADEAVAAAAELGYPVAAKATGELWRRRADLSGVRLDLWRPEAVRQAYADLVRLSGDPVLHVQRMATKGVGCVLRVTDDPSFGSVLEFGLSGLIIELLGDRAYRALPLTEDEAAALIDAPRAAPLLSGTPASPRVDKAALIELAQRISALFDDLPELREISFDPVLAAPQEASILYARARFGPEPSRFDIGPRRLA, encoded by the coding sequence GTGACTGAGCCGTACCCCGACGAGCCCGGCACGCCCGCGGTGCCGCCCCCGCCGCCGCAGCACTGGTTCGCCGACGTGCTCGCCTCGGACGGCGGCGTGGTGCGGCTGCGGGCGATCACCCCGGACGACGCGGAGCGGCTGCAGGAGTTCCACGGCAGGCTCTCCGAGCGCACCCGGTACCTGCGGTACTTCGGCCCCTACCCGCGGATCTCGCCGCGGGACCTGTACCGCTCGACGCATGTCGACCACCGCGACCGGGTGGGGCTGGTCTGCGAGCTGGGCGAGGCGATCATCGCCGTCGGCCGGTACGAGCTGCTGGACCGGGCGGGCGCGCGCGCCGCCGAGGTGGCCTTCGTCGTGGCCGACGAGCACCAGGGCCGCGGCCTCGGCTCGGTGCTGCTCGAGCATCTCGCCGGCGCGGCCGCGGAGAACGACATCGCCACCTTCGTCGCCGAGGTGCTGGCCGAGAACACCGTGATGGTCACGGTCTTCCGGGACGCCGGCTACCAGGTGGAGCGGTCGCGGGACGGCTCGGTGCTGCACCTGGAGTTCGCCATCGACCCCACCGAGGCGCTGGTCTCGGTGCGCGACGCCCGCGAGCGCGCCTCCGAGGCGCGCAGCGTCGGCAACCTGCTCGCCCCGCGCTCCATCGCGGTGATCGGCGCGACGCCGGGCACCGGCCGGGTCGGCGGCGTGGTCCTGGCCAACCTGCTGGCCGGGCTGTTCCAGGGGCCGGTGTACCCGGTCAACCCGAACCGTCGCTCGGTGCGCGGCGTGCACGCCTACCCGACCGTGCGCGACATCCCGGACGAGGTCGACCTCGCGGTGGTGGCGGTGCCCGCCGCCGCCATCGACTCGGTGCTCGACGACTGCCTCGCCAAGCGGGTGAAGGGGCTGGTGGTGCTGACCGCCGGGTTCGGTGAGACCGGCGAGGACGGCGTCGCCGCCGAGCGGCACCTGGTCGCCGCGGCCCGCGGGCACGGCATGCGGGTGGTCGGGCCGAGCGCGCTCGGCATCGCCAACACCGACCCGGCGGTGGCGATGAACGCCACGCTGGCCCCGCTGCTGCCGTACCGCGGCCGGATCGGCTTCTTCTGCCAGTCCGGCCCGCTCGGCGTCGCCATCCTCGGCCAGGCCGCGGCGCGCAACCTCGGGCTCTCCACCTTCGTCTCGGCGGGCAACCGCGCCGACCTCTCCGGCAACGACCTGCTGCAGTACTGGGACACCGACCCCGGCACCGAGGTGGTGCTGCTCTACCTGGAGAGCTTCGGTAACCCGCGCAAGTTCAACCGGATCGCGCGCCGGGTGGCCAGGCACAAGCCGATCGTCGCGGTGAGCAGCGGCAGGCTCGCCGCCCGCGCCACCCCCGAGGGCGACATGGACCGCTCGATCGTGCGCGACCTGTTCGGGCAGGCCGGAATCGTCCAGGTGGACACCATCTCCGAGCTCTTCGACTGCGCCGCGCTGCTGGCCTACCAGCCGCTGCCCGCCGGCCCCCGGGTCGCGGTGGTCGGCAACAGCGCGGCGCTGAACTGGCTCGCGGTCGACGCCGCCAGGGGCGAGGGGCTGCGCGTGCAGCGGCCGGCGCGGCAGCACCGCACCCGGCCACGGCGGCCCCGGCCGACCGAGCGCTGGGTCGACCACACCGACCAGCAGGAGCCGGTGGATCTCGGCCCGCAGGCCACACCGGGCGACTACTTCGACGCGGTGGCGGCGGCGCTGCGCAGCGCCGAGGTCGATGCCGTGATCGTGGTCTTCGCCCCGCCGGTGCCGCTGCCCATGGCCGGATTCGCCGACGCCATCCGCGCGGCCGTCGCTGCCGTCGCGGAGCAGGCGCGCAAGCCGCTGCTCACCACCTTCATGGCCGAGGAGGGGCTGCCGAACCTGCTCGCGGTGCGCGGCGACAATGCCATCCCGGCCCGCGGCTCCATCCCGTCCTACCCGGACCCGGAGCGCGCGGCGCGGGCGCTGGCCCGGGTGTGGCGCTACGCCGACTGGCGCACCCGCCCGGTCTCCGCGGTGGTGCGCCCGCCCGGCATCGACGCCGAGCGGGCGGCGGAGCTGCTGCACGGCTGGCAGGCGACGGCGCCGGAGGGGCGCTGGCTCACCGACCTGGAGACCGTGCGGCTGCTCGGCTGCTACGGCATCGAGGTGGTGGAGTTCCGCGAGGTGCACAGTGCCGACGAGGCGGTCGCGGCGGCGGCGGAGCTCGGCTACCCGGTCGCGGCCAAGGCGACCGGCGAGCTGTGGCGGCGCCGCGCCGACCTGAGCGGGGTGCGGCTCGACCTGTGGCGGCCGGAGGCGGTGCGCCAGGCCTACGCGGACCTGGTGCGGCTCAGCGGCGACCCGGTGCTGCACGTGCAGCGGATGGCGACCAAGGGCGTCGGCTGCGTGCTGCGGGTCACCGACGACCCGTCGTTCGGCTCGGTGCTGGAGTTCGGGCTCTCCGGCCTGATCATCGAGCTGCTCGGCGACCGGGCGTACCGGGCGCTTCCGCTCACCGAGGACGAGGCGGCCGCGCTGATCGACGCCCCGCGCGCGGCGCCGCTGCTATCCGGCACGCCGGCCAGCCCGCGGGTGGACAAGGCGGCGCTGATCGAGCTGGCACAGCGCATCTCGGCGCTCTTCGACGATCTACCCGAGCTGCGCGAGATCTCCTTCGATCCGGTGCTGGCCGCGCCGCAGGAGGCCTCGATCCTGTACGCGCGGGCGCGCTTCGGCCCGGAGCCGAGCCGCTTCGATATCGGCCCGCGCCGATTGGCCTGA
- a CDS encoding acetoin utilization protein AcuC: MATDSAEPSATVIWSDRFLEYTWTPEHPMKPARLDLTMALAGELGLLAGVETVRPEPAGMPDLLRVHTPEYIDAVRHAVPDSGSPGNRPSAPLFGLGSDDNPVFPGMHDAASVIVGGTLAAAREIAEGRTRRAVSIGGGMHHAMANSAAGFCIYNDAAVAISWLLDHGFDRIAYVDVDVHHGDGVQRAFYGDPRVLTVSIHQHPATLWPSTGWPDEVGAGPAEGTALNLALLPGTRDAAWLRGFHAVVPGALAAFRPQILISQCGVDTHREDPLADLELTVDGQTAAFLAMRELADRYADGRWLAVGGGGYGLVRVVPRAWTQLLATALDRPLPPETPLPEAWRERARVVAPRVEPPTVMGEGGDTRYQPWDGPGGAVETGDAQVDRARRAVDTAVLATRRAAFGLLGLDPEDPRD; the protein is encoded by the coding sequence ATGGCCACTGATTCGGCGGAACCCTCCGCGACGGTCATCTGGAGTGATCGATTCCTGGAGTACACCTGGACTCCGGAGCACCCGATGAAACCGGCGCGGCTCGACCTCACCATGGCGCTGGCCGGGGAACTCGGGCTGCTCGCCGGGGTCGAGACGGTGCGTCCGGAGCCTGCCGGAATGCCGGATCTGCTGCGCGTGCACACCCCGGAGTACATCGACGCGGTGCGACACGCCGTCCCGGATTCCGGTTCGCCGGGGAATCGCCCGTCGGCGCCGCTCTTCGGGCTCGGCTCGGACGACAATCCGGTATTCCCCGGAATGCACGACGCCGCGTCGGTGATCGTCGGCGGCACGCTCGCGGCGGCGCGGGAGATAGCCGAGGGCCGAACCAGGAGGGCGGTGAGCATCGGCGGCGGAATGCACCACGCGATGGCGAACTCGGCCGCGGGCTTCTGCATCTACAACGACGCCGCGGTCGCCATCTCCTGGCTGCTCGACCACGGCTTCGACCGCATCGCCTACGTCGACGTCGACGTGCACCACGGGGACGGGGTGCAGCGCGCCTTCTACGGCGATCCGCGCGTCCTGACCGTCTCCATCCATCAGCACCCCGCCACGCTGTGGCCGAGCACCGGCTGGCCGGACGAGGTCGGCGCGGGCCCCGCCGAGGGCACCGCGCTGAACCTGGCGCTGCTGCCCGGCACCAGGGACGCCGCCTGGCTACGCGGGTTTCACGCGGTGGTGCCCGGCGCGCTGGCCGCCTTCCGGCCGCAGATCCTGATCAGCCAGTGCGGTGTGGACACCCACCGCGAGGACCCGCTCGCCGACCTGGAGCTGACCGTGGACGGTCAGACGGCGGCCTTCCTGGCCATGCGCGAGCTCGCCGACCGGTACGCCGACGGCCGCTGGCTCGCGGTCGGCGGCGGCGGATACGGGCTGGTCCGGGTGGTGCCACGGGCCTGGACCCAGCTGCTGGCCACCGCGCTGGACCGGCCGCTGCCACCGGAGACGCCGCTGCCGGAGGCGTGGCGGGAGCGGGCGAGGGTAGTCGCGCCCCGGGTGGAGCCGCCCACGGTCATGGGGGAGGGCGGCGACACTCGATACCAGCCGTGGGACGGGCCGGGAGGCGCCGTCGAGACCGGCGACGCCCAGGTCGACCGGGCCCGCCGCGCTGTCGACACCGCGGTGCTCGCCACCCGCCGCGCCGCATTCGGGCTGCTCGGCCTCGACCCGGAGGATCCCCGTGACTGA
- a CDS encoding metal-dependent transcriptional regulator, with protein sequence MKDLVDTTEMYLRTIYDLEEEGVVPLRARIAERLEQSGPTVSQTVARMERDGLLLVAGDRHLELTDKGRGMAVAVMRKHRLAERLLVDIIGLDWQNVHAEACRWEHVMSEDVERRLVEVLNNPTTSPYGNPIPGLDELGVIPAYPGEEQLIRLSDLVPGQVHAVVVRRLAEHIQTDPDVIGSLREAGVVPDARVSVENRPGSVLITVPGHQGFELSDEMAHAIQVKLV encoded by the coding sequence GTGAAGGATCTGGTCGATACGACGGAGATGTATCTCCGTACGATTTACGACCTGGAGGAAGAGGGCGTGGTACCCCTGCGCGCCCGTATCGCGGAGCGCCTGGAACAGAGCGGCCCCACCGTCAGCCAGACGGTCGCCCGGATGGAGCGCGACGGCCTGCTGCTGGTGGCGGGCGACCGGCACCTCGAGCTCACCGACAAGGGCCGTGGCATGGCGGTCGCGGTGATGCGCAAGCACCGCCTCGCCGAGCGTCTGCTGGTCGACATCATCGGGCTGGACTGGCAGAACGTGCACGCCGAGGCGTGTCGCTGGGAACACGTCATGAGCGAGGACGTGGAGCGCAGGCTGGTCGAGGTGCTCAACAACCCGACCACCTCCCCCTACGGCAACCCCATCCCCGGCCTGGACGAGCTCGGCGTGATCCCGGCGTACCCCGGCGAGGAGCAGCTGATCCGGCTCTCCGATCTGGTGCCGGGCCAGGTGCACGCGGTCGTGGTGCGCCGGCTCGCCGAGCACATCCAGACCGACCCGGATGTCATCGGCAGCCTGCGCGAGGCCGGTGTGGTGCCGGATGCGAGGGTCTCCGTGGAGAACCGCCCCGGCTCGGTGCTGATCACGGTGCCCGGCCACCAGGGCTTCGAACTGTCCGACGAGATGGCGCACGCCATCCAGGTGAAACTGGTCTGA
- the galE gene encoding UDP-glucose 4-epimerase GalE translates to MKLLVTGGAGYVGGVCAQVLLERGHEVVVVDDLSTGNAEGVPAGARFVEGDIATAGVELIGSESFDGVLHFAAQSLVGESVQQPEKYWHGNVVKTLTLLEALRRSGIGRLVFSSTAAVYGEPEQVPITEEAPTRPTNPYGASKLAIDHAITSYAVAHGLAATSLRYFNVAGAYGGLGENRMVETHLIPLVLQVAAGHRESIAVYGTDWPTPDGTAVRDYIHIRDLADAHLLALTGSEPGTHRIYNLGSGTGFSVREVIAAVQRVTGVEIAAVDAPRRAGDPATLVAASERAIRELGWRPEHNDLDEIVADAWEFLRGLGARAHSAPASASS, encoded by the coding sequence GTGAAACTTCTGGTCACGGGTGGTGCGGGCTACGTCGGCGGCGTCTGCGCGCAGGTTCTGCTCGAACGCGGCCACGAGGTGGTCGTGGTGGACGATCTGTCCACCGGCAACGCCGAGGGCGTGCCTGCGGGCGCCCGCTTCGTCGAGGGCGACATCGCCACCGCGGGCGTGGAGCTGATCGGCTCGGAGAGCTTCGACGGCGTGCTGCACTTCGCGGCGCAGTCGCTGGTCGGCGAGTCGGTGCAGCAGCCGGAGAAGTACTGGCACGGCAATGTGGTGAAGACGCTGACGCTGCTCGAGGCGCTGCGCCGCAGCGGAATCGGGCGCCTGGTCTTCTCCTCGACGGCGGCGGTGTACGGCGAGCCGGAGCAGGTGCCGATCACCGAGGAGGCGCCGACCAGGCCGACCAATCCGTACGGCGCCTCGAAGCTCGCCATCGACCACGCGATCACCTCCTACGCGGTGGCGCACGGCCTGGCGGCGACCAGCCTGCGGTACTTCAACGTGGCGGGCGCCTACGGCGGCCTCGGCGAGAACCGCATGGTGGAAACCCATCTCATCCCTCTCGTACTCCAGGTCGCGGCCGGGCACCGGGAGTCGATCGCGGTGTACGGCACCGACTGGCCGACCCCGGACGGCACCGCCGTCCGCGACTACATCCACATCCGTGATCTCGCCGACGCGCACCTGCTCGCGCTCACCGGCTCGGAGCCGGGTACGCACCGGATCTACAACCTGGGCAGCGGCACCGGCTTCTCGGTGCGCGAGGTGATCGCGGCCGTTCAGCGTGTTACCGGGGTGGAGATCGCCGCGGTGGACGCGCCCCGGCGGGCGGGCGATCCGGCCACCCTGGTGGCCGCCAGCGAGCGCGCCATCCGGGAGCTCGGCTGGCGCCCCGAGCACAACGACCTCGACGAGATCGTCGCCGACGCCTGGGAATTCCTGCGCGGCCTCGGCGCGCGGGCGCACTCCGCTCCCGCCTCCGCCAGCTCCTGA
- a CDS encoding DUF4192 domain-containing protein, with protein sequence MSTPAHSLPGPPHGPLPPLPPLLCGEGDEPPYDAPTVLLSEPGALLASVPAMVGFTPERSLVIVVLRAPGDRQQAPPGTARVDAVVRFDLESERGVALPADAVAECVADIQGPGRVEQIIAVVVDERGERGRGSALVTGLAEHLGAAGLALGAAYALSGFTAGAHWQDLLDPAASGTLADPADSPVAFGHVLSGQPLRGSRTELTDLVATDPEPTAAVERELPAVAAATRADYADAVRRNVPLEYSRQTAEFVLRQISGLESGAEPQPRELARIAVALRDRAVRDIMFALAAGPHATAAERLWLLLTRALTGADRAEAAALLGYSAYLRGDGPFAGIAFDVALDALPGHPMAVLLENSLRSGMRPAQLRRLVLCGYESATDLGLDLGPRR encoded by the coding sequence ATGTCCACTCCAGCGCACTCCCTTCCCGGTCCGCCGCACGGACCGCTGCCCCCGCTGCCCCCGCTGCTCTGCGGCGAGGGTGACGAACCCCCGTACGACGCGCCCACCGTCCTTTTGAGTGAGCCCGGCGCGCTCCTGGCCTCGGTGCCCGCCATGGTCGGGTTCACCCCGGAGCGTTCGCTGGTGATCGTGGTGCTGCGGGCACCCGGTGACCGGCAGCAGGCGCCGCCCGGCACGGCACGGGTGGACGCGGTGGTCCGCTTCGACCTGGAGTCCGAGCGCGGCGTCGCGCTGCCCGCCGACGCCGTGGCGGAGTGCGTCGCCGATATCCAGGGTCCCGGCCGCGTCGAGCAGATCATCGCCGTCGTCGTCGACGAGCGCGGGGAACGCGGGCGGGGGAGCGCGCTGGTGACCGGGCTGGCCGAGCACCTCGGCGCGGCCGGGCTCGCGCTCGGCGCCGCCTACGCGCTCTCCGGCTTCACAGCTGGAGCGCACTGGCAGGACCTGCTCGATCCGGCGGCTTCGGGCACGCTCGCGGACCCGGCGGATTCGCCGGTGGCCTTCGGTCACGTGCTGTCCGGGCAGCCACTGCGCGGCTCCCGCACCGAACTCACCGACCTGGTCGCCACCGACCCGGAGCCGACGGCCGCGGTCGAGCGCGAACTCCCCGCCGTCGCGGCGGCCACCAGGGCCGACTACGCCGACGCCGTGCGCCGTAACGTGCCCCTCGAATACAGCAGGCAGACCGCCGAATTCGTGCTCCGGCAGATCTCCGGGCTCGAATCGGGCGCGGAGCCGCAACCGCGCGAGCTGGCCCGGATCGCGGTCGCGCTGCGCGACCGCGCGGTGCGCGACATCATGTTCGCGCTCGCCGCCGGCCCGCACGCCACCGCCGCCGAGCGGCTCTGGCTGCTGCTCACCCGCGCCCTCACCGGCGCCGACCGGGCCGAGGCCGCCGCCCTGCTCGGTTACAGCGCCTACCTGCGCGGTGACGGCCCCTTCGCGGGCATCGCCTTCGATGTCGCGCTGGACGCGCTGCCCGGCCACCCGATGGCGGTGCTGCTGGAGAACTCGCTGCGCTCGGGGATGCGCCCGGCGCAGCTGCGCAGGCTGGTGCTGTGCGGATACGAGTCCGCCACCGATCTCGGGCTCGACCTGGGGCCGCGCCGATGA
- a CDS encoding sensor domain-containing protein, whose product MTPVSLPRYRLLPACWLSAGAVLLAGCGSVLPGAPGSAEQTTIGAPVTAELTELVPAPESFPDGYPAVRLPAEAAVQAAGDLDGVGPGATVEPARCTPPAARADPGSTAVAVGTDEESRASLTVELSRTDQPLARLRTRLEDCGSIRVQRAGAGATVVTDLLDDPPAAAPAPDDALALLRTVLPDRGGAALTQTMRTVIGQVGDVRITVTGMVFGGSEPEPGPVQELFETAVERVRER is encoded by the coding sequence GTGACCCCCGTCTCGCTGCCCCGGTACCGCCTCCTGCCCGCCTGCTGGCTGTCGGCGGGCGCGGTGCTGCTGGCAGGCTGCGGCTCGGTGCTGCCCGGCGCGCCGGGGTCGGCCGAGCAGACCACGATCGGCGCGCCGGTCACCGCGGAGCTGACCGAGCTGGTGCCCGCGCCGGAGTCCTTCCCGGACGGGTACCCGGCGGTGCGGCTGCCCGCCGAGGCCGCGGTGCAGGCGGCGGGCGACCTGGACGGGGTGGGGCCGGGCGCGACCGTCGAGCCGGCGCGCTGCACCCCGCCCGCCGCCCGCGCCGACCCGGGGAGCACCGCCGTCGCCGTCGGCACCGACGAGGAGTCGCGGGCCAGCCTCACCGTGGAGCTGAGCCGCACCGATCAGCCGCTGGCCCGGCTGCGCACCCGGCTGGAGGACTGCGGGAGCATCCGGGTGCAGCGGGCAGGCGCGGGCGCCACCGTCGTCACCGACCTGCTCGACGATCCGCCCGCCGCCGCGCCCGCCCCGGACGACGCGCTCGCGCTGCTCCGCACGGTGCTGCCGGATCGTGGCGGGGCCGCGCTCACCCAGACCATGCGCACGGTGATCGGGCAGGTGGGGGATGTGCGCATCACCGTCACCGGGATGGTGTTCGGCGGCTCCGAGCCGGAGCCGGGGCCGGTGCAGGAGCTGTTCGAGACCGCGGTCGAGCGGGTGCGCGAGCGCTGA